One Nitrosopumilus piranensis genomic region harbors:
- a CDS encoding DNA-binding protein, with protein sequence MLMEETSEPYGQEQTKKSDEAIIHIGNDPVMQSAVDVLSTLGNKKKVIIRSKGNSIPNAVAVANIITEKMLKDNSKVEKIKLDTENAAGIGRMTSTIEIILIKN encoded by the coding sequence ATGCTCATGGAAGAGACAAGTGAACCGTATGGTCAAGAGCAGACCAAAAAGTCTGATGAAGCCATAATACATATTGGAAATGACCCAGTAATGCAATCTGCAGTTGATGTGTTATCGACTCTTGGAAATAAGAAAAAAGTAATAATCAGGTCAAAAGGAAATTCAATTCCAAACGCCGTAGCAGTTGCAAACATCATCACAGAAAAAATGTTAAAGGATAATTCTAAAGTTGAAAAAATAAAATTAGATACAGAGAATGCAGCAGGTATTGGTAGAATGACATCAACTATAGAAATAATTTTAATTAAAAATTAG
- a CDS encoding DNA-directed RNA polymerase subunit K, which translates to MSDANKTKVVEVAEDEIPATDEIAETEVETNAGLNKALDTYRKLIEKKVDAEPLTEKEQDDLEKRIKEIETREVVENIEEHEPAEIPCEKGKITIGPPTLTRFEKARIMGARALQLSLGAPPFIPIPKTARISLDISMEELEQRVIPITIRRVLPNGDYQNIPIDYFEK; encoded by the coding sequence TTGTCTGATGCCAATAAAACTAAAGTCGTAGAAGTCGCCGAAGATGAAATTCCTGCAACCGATGAAATCGCAGAAACTGAAGTTGAAACCAATGCAGGACTAAACAAAGCACTTGATACTTATCGAAAATTAATTGAGAAAAAAGTTGATGCAGAACCATTAACTGAAAAAGAACAAGATGACCTAGAAAAAAGAATCAAAGAAATTGAAACTAGAGAAGTTGTTGAAAATATTGAAGAACATGAACCAGCTGAAATTCCTTGTGAAAAAGGAAAAATCACTATAGGACCACCAACATTAACTAGATTTGAGAAGGCAAGAATCATGGGCGCTAGAGCATTGCAGTTGTCTTTAGGAGCACCACCATTTATCCCAATTCCAAAAACTGCAAGAATCTCATTGGATATTTCAATGGAAGAATTAGAACAAAGAGTAATACCAATTACAATTAGAAGAGTTCTTCCAAATGGGGATTACCAAAATATTCCAATCGACTATTTTGAGAAATGA
- a CDS encoding cyclophilin-like fold protein: MEIKGKAKISCDLKRHLSPRTVGTIMRSLPLEGHAHLLGKNIVYFETSVDSGIERARSEFKKGDVAFLPSSGSFCFFTNDVVSGKTMTPIGKLSENIDALKDVKSGDVLCIYEETA; this comes from the coding sequence TTGGAAATTAAGGGTAAGGCAAAAATTTCATGTGATCTAAAACGGCATTTGTCTCCTAGAACTGTTGGAACTATTATGAGATCTTTACCATTAGAGGGACATGCCCATCTTCTAGGAAAAAACATTGTTTACTTTGAAACTTCAGTTGATTCTGGTATTGAGCGTGCAAGATCAGAATTCAAAAAGGGTGATGTTGCATTTTTACCTTCATCGGGAAGTTTTTGTTTTTTTACCAATGATGTTGTATCTGGCAAAACAATGACTCCTATTGGAAAATTATCTGAAAATATTGATGCATTAAAGGATGTTAAATCTGGTGATGTATTGTGTATCTATGAAGAAACTGCTTGA